In Pedobacter sp. WC2423, the following are encoded in one genomic region:
- a CDS encoding ABC transporter permease: protein MFKLNLKIAWRNLWKNRGYTLINILGLSIAMASCILIFIFVRYQLSFDEGYKNQDRIFRFTTHWKYSSFEDDTQGVPVPLAAAVRNDIAGIEKTAIISINNGIIQVKDQNGADRIKSEESVYYTEPEFFDIFEIGWLAGKPEKVISEPNTVALSAATAKKFFGSIANAMGKTLLFRNKTNLKVTGVFKDMPQNSSLPLQIVISYQNFPQKDNKNWDEVGSQTECYVLLKSGFSVTTLKEPLRLFNKKYYQDKKIDGNQTNALQALKDIHFSEKQGNFANLSIAKSQLYGLGVIGLFLIVTACINFINLTTAQSINRSKEVGVRKVLGSKRKQLIVQFLTETFTITLIALIFACILTELALPQLENLFKARISFSIFEHPVIFVFLIAMVMAVSLLAGFYPALVISGFSPALAIKNKITINAGNMNLRKVLVVLQFSITIILIIGTLIILEQMNYVHQKPLGFKTDAIAIMYVPADSLGRSKHKTFKERALQINGVQSFSYCQRPPLSNDMSTTSFSFNGQKNDDFELRRSAADADYFKVFDLKLIAGRVFLNSDTVNGYVVNETFLKKMSIINPQDALGKIINQNEHKVPIVGVVKDFNDRSLQQSISPLIIYPEKGAYYMVAIKMDQAQLIPAMKEIEALWNSTFINGIYNAKFVNDDVNRYYQSEKIMAILFRFFAGVIIFISFIGLFGLISFVATQRTREVAIRKVLGASTFELVKMLNGSFLLLVFVANLIAWPLAYLLVSKWLSGFAYRIELGMWPFAFAFFISMLITLITVSIRSYKAAVANTIDALKYE, encoded by the coding sequence ATGTTCAAGTTAAATTTAAAGATCGCATGGCGAAACCTTTGGAAAAACAGGGGTTATACTTTGATTAATATTCTGGGGCTTTCTATTGCTATGGCAAGCTGCATTCTCATCTTTATTTTTGTTCGTTATCAATTGAGTTTTGATGAGGGTTATAAAAATCAGGATAGGATTTTCAGATTTACGACACACTGGAAATACAGTAGTTTTGAGGATGATACGCAAGGTGTACCTGTACCATTAGCTGCCGCAGTCAGAAATGATATTGCCGGAATAGAGAAGACTGCAATCATATCAATCAATAATGGCATTATTCAGGTTAAAGATCAAAATGGAGCAGACAGGATAAAGTCAGAAGAATCTGTCTATTATACTGAACCAGAATTCTTTGACATTTTTGAGATAGGCTGGCTGGCTGGAAAACCTGAGAAAGTTATCAGTGAGCCTAATACGGTAGCCTTATCCGCAGCAACGGCAAAAAAGTTTTTTGGCAGCATTGCAAACGCAATGGGAAAAACGCTGCTGTTCCGCAATAAAACGAACTTGAAAGTTACAGGAGTATTTAAAGATATGCCCCAAAATAGTAGTTTGCCGCTACAAATAGTCATCAGCTACCAAAACTTCCCTCAAAAAGATAATAAGAATTGGGATGAGGTGGGTTCACAAACTGAGTGTTATGTTTTGTTGAAAAGTGGTTTTTCTGTGACTACTTTAAAAGAGCCTTTAAGACTTTTTAACAAAAAATACTATCAGGATAAAAAAATTGACGGCAATCAAACCAATGCACTGCAAGCACTTAAAGACATTCATTTTAGTGAAAAACAGGGTAATTTTGCAAATTTATCTATCGCTAAAAGTCAACTGTACGGCCTTGGTGTAATTGGCTTATTTTTAATAGTTACGGCTTGCATAAATTTCATTAACCTGACTACGGCGCAATCTATTAACCGCTCAAAAGAGGTTGGTGTACGCAAGGTTTTGGGCAGCAAGCGTAAACAATTGATCGTTCAGTTTTTAACAGAAACTTTTACTATTACACTGATCGCCTTAATATTTGCCTGTATTTTAACTGAGTTAGCACTTCCGCAGCTGGAAAACTTATTCAAAGCCCGCATATCTTTCAGCATTTTTGAACATCCTGTAATTTTCGTCTTCTTAATTGCAATGGTAATGGCGGTAAGTTTACTGGCTGGTTTCTATCCGGCATTAGTGATCTCAGGTTTTAGCCCGGCTTTGGCAATCAAAAATAAAATTACCATCAATGCTGGAAATATGAACCTGCGTAAAGTTCTGGTTGTGTTACAGTTTTCAATTACCATTATTCTGATCATTGGAACATTGATTATCCTGGAGCAGATGAATTATGTACATCAAAAGCCTTTAGGATTTAAAACTGATGCAATTGCGATTATGTATGTACCTGCTGATAGTTTAGGGCGGAGTAAACACAAAACTTTTAAAGAAAGAGCGCTGCAGATAAATGGTGTCCAGAGCTTTAGTTATTGCCAGCGCCCGCCACTATCCAATGATATGAGCACAACGAGTTTCTCTTTCAATGGCCAGAAGAACGATGATTTTGAGCTTAGACGTTCTGCAGCAGATGCTGATTATTTTAAGGTATTTGACCTGAAGCTAATCGCAGGAAGAGTATTTTTAAATAGTGATACTGTGAATGGTTATGTTGTTAACGAAACCTTTCTGAAGAAGATGAGTATTATTAATCCGCAAGATGCATTGGGTAAAATTATCAATCAGAATGAACATAAAGTGCCTATTGTAGGCGTGGTTAAGGATTTTAATGACCGGTCACTTCAACAAAGTATTTCTCCACTTATTATTTATCCGGAAAAGGGAGCTTACTATATGGTTGCAATAAAAATGGATCAGGCTCAGCTGATACCTGCCATGAAGGAAATTGAAGCTTTATGGAACAGTACTTTCATTAATGGGATTTATAACGCCAAGTTTGTCAATGATGATGTAAACCGTTATTATCAAAGTGAAAAAATCATGGCGATATTATTCCGGTTTTTTGCCGGGGTTATTATATTTATATCTTTCATAGGTTTATTCGGATTAATTTCTTTTGTGGCTACCCAGCGCACCAGGGAAGTAGCGATCAGAAAGGTATTAGGCGCATCAACTTTCGAATTGGTAAAGATGCTCAATGGTTCATTTTTACTGCTGGTTTTTGTAGCTAATCTTATCGCATGGCCATTGGCTTATTTATTGGTTTCAAAATGGTTATCGGGCTTTGCTTACCGGATAGAATTAGGCATGTGGCCTTTTGCCTTCGCCTTTTTTATCTCCATGCTGATTACTTTGATAACGGTTAGCATCCGTTCTTATAAAGCAGCTGTTGCCAATACTATTGATGCGTTGAAATATGAGTAG